The sequence GCGGGCAGGTGGTTGCGGTTCTTGCGCCATTCGCGCTCCACCTCTCGCAATGCGCCGGCCTGGTTGCTCTGCGCATGCACCGAGGCAGGCAACACGATCTGTTCGGGCGCGGGCGTCAATCGGGGTTGCGCCCAGGCACCCGTTGAAACACCGATTACAAGGGTCAGCAGGGCTTTGCAACAGGGTTTCCACCTGAATCCAATCAATACCCAATGGGCGCGCATGGGAACACGGTTTGTCAGGTGTGGTGGCATTGAAATCGATATCCTCTGCGTTGGCTGCGATGGGCATTTTTCCATTGTGAGCCGGTGTCACAAGACATTTCAATCTCAAAGGTAATCTATGAAAACTCTCATCTCTGCAATGGTCGCTGCATTCATGATGGCGTCTGTTCCAGCGTTTGCCGCCAGCCATGCCGGCGGCAAAATGGACGACAAGAAAGTGGATTGCATGAAGGACGAAAACAAAGCCAAGGACGAGTGCAAGAAGAAGTGATTCGCCTGCACGCGAGAAGAGGCCCGCATCAGCGGGCCTCTTTTTTTTGCGGTCATGTCCATGGGCACAAGGTGGCTATTCAAACTGTTGAATCCATCACGCTGCGGGGCACGTACTGGGTAGGCAGACCACTGCAACTACAACCCAGGAGCACCCCCATGAAACTGAAAACCGCATCCATCGCCAGAGGATGTTTGTTGATGGCCGTCGCCAGCGCGGCGATCGCTTCAAGCCACCGCGAAGGCCCGTTCATCACCACCGTGCCGAAGGTGGACGGCACCGACTTTTACATGTTTCGCAGCTACGAAGGCGTGACCGCCAACGGCACCGGCGGACGATCGGACTACGTCACGCTGATCGCCAACTACCAGCCGCTGCAAGGTCCCTACGGTGGCCCCAACTATTTCTCGATGGACCCCAACGCGCTGTATGAAATCCATGTGGACAACAACGGCGACGCGAGGGAAGACATCACCTTCCAGTTCCGCTTCACGAACAAGCTCAACAACGTTGCACTGCCCATCGGCACCCAGAACGTTCAGATCCCCTTGATCCAGGCCGGTGCGGTATCCGCCGTCAACGACCCCAACCTCAACCTCAACGAGAGCTACAGCCTGACCGTGGTGCGCGGCGATCGCCGCAAAGGCAGCTCGACGCTCCTGGCGGCCTCGCTGCCAAAGCCGGTCGATTACATCGGCCAGAAAACGCTGGGTAACGCTGCCGCGTACAAAACGTACGCGGACAAGCACATCAAGGAAGTCAACATCCCAGAATGCAGCATGCCCGTCAAGGTGTTCGTGGGCCAGCGCCAGGAGGGATTCGCGGTCAACCTGGGTCGCATTTTTGACTTGGTCAACGCACCGACCGCCACCTTGCTCAACCCCATGGCGAAAGACGCCGAGGGCATGGGTGGCAACCACTACATCCAGAAGCAGAACATCACATCGCTGGCGCTTGAAGTGCACAAGAGCTGCCTGACCGCAGGCAGCGAGACGGTGATTGGTGGCTGGACCACAGCCAGCCTGCGCCAGGCACGTTTGCTGAACGGCGCGCCTCAGGCTGGCCACCAGGCCAGCGAAAAGTCGGGGGGTGCGTGGACGCAGGTATCGCGCCTGGGCAACCCGCTGGTCAACGAGGTGGTGATCGGTCTGGGCGACAAGGACAAGTTCAACGCGTCGCAGCCCAAGGACGATGGTCAGTTCCTGACCTATGTGAGCAACCCGACCCTGCCCGCCTTGCTGGGCCTGGTGCTTGAGGGCAACGCCGCGGCCGTGGCACCCACCAACCTGCCGCGCACCGACCTGCTCACGACCTTCCTCACCGGCATCACTGGCGTGAACAAACCGGCCAACCCGACGCCCTCGGAAATGTTGCGTCTCAACACCGCTGTGCCGCCGGTACCGGAAGCCAGCCAGAACCGCCTGGGCGTGGCAGGCAACGCGCTCAACCCCGATGTCAACAAGGTCGATGACAACGCGGGCTTCCCCAACGGTCGCCGTCCCAAAGACGACGTGGTCGACATTGCGCTCGTCGCCGTGCTCGGTGGCCTGTGTGTGATCAACGGTGACAACGACGCGCTCAAGCTCAACAGCGTGCCGGGCGTGCCGTCCCTCACGTCGGCCTGCAAGCCCTCCAGCGTGCCGCTGGGTGCCAAATCGGCCGACATCCACGACGCCGTGGACCAGGGTGTCGTGCCTTTCCTGCCCGCGTTCCCGTACCTGAACACGCCCAACCCCGGTTCGTTGAACCTGTGATGCCGTCCACCCACACCAAGGAAACACCATGAGACACCATCTCGCGAAATCGGTGCTGGCGGTGGCTGTGGCCGCTGCGGCACTCGCCGGTTGTGGTGGCGGTGGCGGCGACGCCCCTGCACCAGCCCAACCCGAAGCCGCCAAGCCCTTCATGGGCTCCACGGTGCAGTCCTTGCTGGACTACATGAACCAGCTGATTGCACAGACCAGCGAGACCACCGAACCCGAACCGGTGGACAACACGCCGCTGCCGGTGGACGACACGGTCTGATCCGGCTTCGTTCACCCACCAACAGGGCGGGTCGTCACACGGTGTGTGCCGACCCGCTTTCCATATGAAAACATGGATATCTTTTGCCGCCCTGTGGCTGGCCACGGCCGCGCAGGCGCACGAATTCTGGATGCAGCCCGACCGCTTTTCACTGCCGGTGCGTGGTGAGGTGGAACTCGCTTTGCGTGTGGGCGAAAACTTCACCGGCGACCCGGTCGGCTTCGGTCGACCCATGGCCGAATCGCTGCGCTGGTTCAGCCAGTCCGGCGAGGTGGCCCTCACCGCGCAACTGCCCGACAACCTCAACCAGGACAGCGTGGCGCTGGCCTTCGAGCGACCGGGTGCCCAGCTGGTCGTGCTCGACACCCGCCCCTTCACCATCACGCTCTCGGCCGACACCTTCAATGCCTACCTGCGCGAAGAGGGCCTGGAGCGTGTGATGGCGCAGCGCCAGGCCGCCGGGCAAGACGCCCAGCCCGGGCGCGAGCGCTACCGCCGCCATGTGAAGACCCTGCTGAGCGTGGGCGGCCAGAGCGACGCCAGTTTTGGCGTGCGCGCCGGCCAGACGCTGGAGATCGTGCCGCTGACCGACCCGCAGCGCCTGCAGCCCGGCGGCGCACTGGCGCTGCAGGTACTGTTCAAAGGCCAGCCGCTGCAGGGCGCGCTGGTGAAGGTGTGGAACCAGCGCGGCGCTCAACTCAATGTGCTGCGCACGCGCACCGATGCCGCAGGACGCAGCACCACCACACTGCCTTGGTCCGGCGTGTGGATGGCCAGCGTGGTGCACATGGTGCCCACCACCGACAACCAGGGCTGGGACTGGGACAGCCACTGGGGCAACCTCACGTTCAACATGCCCGAGCGAGGTTTGATGCGCAAGGCGCCTTGAAGGCGCGAAGAGCGTCGAATCCGGTCAGCGCTTTCTCACCGCCAGCAGCTGCACCTGAAACTCCAGCACGCTGTTGGCCGGGATCACGCCGGGAATGCCACGCTCGCCATAGGCCGTGGCCGGGGGGCAGGTCACGTCGGCCGTGTCGCCCACCTTCATTTCCTGCAAGGCTTGTGTCCAGCAGGGCACCACACGGTTGAGCGGAAAGGTGGCGGGCTCACCGCGTTTGAACGAGCTGTCGAACTCTTTGCCGTCGGTCAGCTTGCCGCGGTAGTGCACCTGCACGGTGTCGGTGGCCAGTGGCTTCTCACCGGTGCCGGCCGCGGTCCACTTGAGTGCCACGCCCGATGGAAGAACCTTGTCGGCGGGCAGTGCGCCCGCGGCTTGGGCATGAGCGGATGCGGTGAACGACAGGGTGGCCAGGACGGCGGCGAGTTGGAGGATTTTTTTCATGGGGTGAAGGTGGGGATGAACAGACACAGCGCATGGGTGGGTGGACTGCGTCCGACTGTATCCGCAGCACTGCCGGCCTGGCCCTCATGACCACTGGGGCCCCACGCCCGGCACCCAATCCCGACTACATTAGTCGGATATGAGCGCCACCTCTCCTCTCACCCGTCCCGAAGCCCCGACCACCTCGATCGACAAGCGCAAGATCCGCTTCCTGCTGCTCGAAGGCATCGACCCCTCGGCCACCGCCACGCTGCAAGCGGCCGGCTACAGCCAGATCGAAAACCTCGCAGGCTCACCGTCCGAAGAAGAACTGCGCCGGAAGATCGCCGATGTGCACTTCGTCGGCATCCGCTCGCGCACCCAGCTCACGGCCGAGGTGCTGGCCCATGCGCCCAAGCTGATCGCCATCGGCTGCTTCTGCATCGGCACCAACCAGGTCGACCTGGTGGCGGCGCGCCAGCGCGGCATCGCCGTGTTCAACGCGCCGTTTTCCAACACCCGGTCGGTGGCCGAGCTGGTGCTGGGCGAAGCCATCCTGCTGCTGCGCGGCGTGCCCGAAAAGAGCACGGTGGCGCACCGCGGCGGCTGGCTCAAGACGGCCCGCAACGCCCACGAAATCCGCGGCAAGACGCTGGGCATCGTGGGCTATGGCGCCATCGGATCGCAACTCTCGGTGCTGGCCGAAGCGCTGGGCATGCAGGTGGTTTTTGTCGACGTGCTCAGCAAGCTGCCGCTGGGCAATGCCCGCCAGCTGGCCACCCTGCCCGAGTTGCTCGGCACCGCCGACGTGGTGAGCCTGCACGTGCCCGAGAACGCCAGCACCGAATGGCTGATCGGCGAGCGCGAGATCGCGCAGATGAAGCCCGGCGCGGCGCTCATCAACGCCTCACGCGGCCGCGTCGTGCAGATCGAGCCGCTGGCCGCCGCGCTGCGCGAACACCGCCTGGTCGGGGCTGCCATCGACGTTTTTCCAGAAGAGCCGCAGAGCAACGCCGATCGCTTCGAGTCGCCGTTGCGCGGCCTGGACAACGTGATCCTGACGCCGCACATCGGCGGCTCCACGCTGGAGGCGCAAACCAACATCGGCCACGAGGTGGCGGAAAAGCTGGTCCGGTACAGCGACAACGGCACCACCACCTCGTCGGTCAACTTTCCCGAGGTGGCGCTGCCCTCCCACCCCGGCAAGCGCCGCCTGCTGCACGTGCACCGCAACGTGCCCGGCGTGCTGTCCGCCATCAACCGGGTGTTCGCCGACAACGGCATCAACATCGCCGCGCAGTACCTGCAGACGCGCGAGGACGTGGGTTACGTGGTCATCGACGTTGACGTCGTGCACGCCGACATCGCACTGACCGGATTGGCCGGCGTGACCGGTACCTTGCGCACCCGCGTGCTGTTCTGATGCCAGGCCTGACCATCGGCCCGGATCAGGGCGGCGTGTGCGCGGTGCTCGACGCGCAAGGCTGCCAGGTCGGCAACCTGAAACTCATCGGCGGGCGCTGGAAGTTCAAGGCGGTGGGCCATGACGACCAGGGCCAGGTCATCCCCGGCGGCGGGCCGCTGACCGATCGCCACAACATGGGCTTTGACCGGCTGGACACCACCGAGATCACCCACCGCCTGCTCGGCGATGGTGGTGACGCGCACACCGGGCGCTGACCCTGCGCGTGCTCGGGCACAACACCGGCAGCGGCGCTGTGGCACCGAACGGTCCGGTGAACTGGTGAAGGTCGTGGAGGATCCAGAGCAGCCCGACAACTGCCACCCGCATCTCGATCGCCTCAGGAGATGCAGCGTCCACGCGGAATGCGCGGGTCTGGTGGCTTCTCAATGACGCCTGGGCCAGGGTCATTGCGACGTGCAGGGCGGCTTTTGATGAAGGGAGAGTCAGCTCAAGACTGAACTGAGACATTCGTGCTTGACGTCTCGAAAGACAGGTGCGGTCATCACCGGCCAGTCAACGGCCAGCCTTTATCTGACTGCTGCACCTCCGAGACCAGGCACTCCAAGGGTTGAGACCGCAGCATTCCCGCATATGACCGGTTGAGTGCGAGGCGAACTGGAACTACCGACTTGTTGGCGACATAGGCCGCCCCCGAACTCATCGCCCCGAGAGCCGCCGGTTGTAGATGAGCCGAGGTAACCGAAGGATTCCCCGCACCAGCAGGCGCTCACTGGTGGGCAACAGTCTGGGCGATTGAGGCGCTGCGTGCTGCTTGAGACCCTGCAGGAATAACGCCTCGGGAGCCCATCTTGAAAACCATCGGCCTGATGGCGTCGCCAAGCGCTTCGTCAGCGTCAGGCAGTTGAAGGCGATCCACCGCTATCGGACATCGATCACCAAGGTGCCGGCGGCCTGGGACATCGCGGTGTTGCAGGTACCCTGGAGGAAGCACCGAGTCGGTGCTGTCGTCGGCAGCAACACAAGTCCATACGGCGTTTCAGCCGTGGCTTGCCAGCGTCGGTGCCTGCAGCCTGAGCTGCTCGCCCTTGACCACGGCATAGCATTCGCAGGCTTGATATTCGAGCCTGGCACGGTCCAGCACCGAGATGTGGCCGCGGCGGTAGCGGATCACGCCGGCCTGCTGCAAGCGCCCCGCCACTTCGGTGATGCTTTCTCTACGCACACCCAATGTGTTGGCTACGAGTTCGTGGGTCATCACCAGTTCGCCCGATTGCAGTCGGTCCAGGGCACACAGCAACCAGCGGCAGAACTGCTGTTCGATGGGGTGATGCCGGTTACAGGCAGCGAACTGTGTGATCTGGGCGATGAGCGAGAGGGCGTCTCGCAAAAGCAACCCTCGCAGCGAGCCGGCGCGATCGAAGGCCCGCTGCAACTGGCCCGTCGGCAGTCGGAAAGCACCGCCAGCAACGAGCACGCGGGCTGAACTGGCGGTGGTGTGGCCGCCCATGAAAAGCGCTAGACCCACCATGCCTTCCCTGCCGACAGCGGCTGTCTCTGCCGATGCGCCGGTCGCGGTTACATAGTGCAACGATACGATGGAAGTGGTCGGGAAGATGGCGTGACGCAAAGGGCTGTCAGGTTCATAGATGGACTCGCCCAAGCGCAACGTGATCGGCTCCAGGTGCCTCGCTATGAGGTCAAAGTCCACGACCGGCAACGCGCCCAACAGGTGGTTGAGCCGCGCGCCGTTCAGTTCAGTCTGTGGCAACGAATTCAGCAGGGGCTGCCGAGGCATCAAGGCAGTCATTCAATGGCTGTCCGTCAACACTTCAACACCCACACCTCGGTAACCGATGAAGCGGCAGGTACGGTCAAACATCGGCTGCCCGCTCACGCGGAACTGCTGGCGTGCCCCGTTCGCTTGCTGGCGACTCAGGTGAAAGTCCAGAAAGGGTTCGCGCGCGGCGATGCGTTTGAGCAAGGCCGCGCGCTCTGATTCGTTCCAGACGGCCTGCTGGGCGTCTTGCGGCGTATCGATCAATGCATCCACCTGGATGCCCAACATTTCAAGCACCGGCCCCGACACTTTCGTGAAGGCTCCGGATTCGTCCTGCTCCCAATACCAGTCGGACGCCAGTTCGGTCAGGCTTCGAAAACGCGCTTCGCTGATCCGCAGTTCCTGCGTGCGCTCCAGGACGGTGGCTTCGAGCTGGCTGTTGTGCAGTGCCAACTGGCGGTACAGCAATCGCACTTCGAGCATGTTGCGGATGCGGGTGTGGACCTCGGTCAGGTCCAGCGGCTTGCTGATGAAATCCTTGGCCCCGGCATTCAGCGCAGGCAGTTTGTGCCCTGGCTGCGCCGTCAGCACGATCACCGGAAGGTAAGGGTCGCGCTCGATGGTCTTGAGGGCCTCCATGACTTGAAAGCCGTCCATACCGGGCATCTGCAGATCCAGCAGGATCAGGTCGTAGTCATGCTGGCGGTGCATTGCGCACACTTCAGCAGGCTGCATGGTCGCCATGACATGGCTGTAGCCCGCGTCTGACAGCAGGCGCTGAAGCATGCGCACGTTGACTTCCTGGTCGTCAACGATGAGGACGCGGGCGCCCAGGATTTCACTGGCAGTGATCATGGCTTGTGTACTTTCTATGGGTTGTTTCCCACGGATCTCGGGGTTGCCGCGCTGACCGTGTGTGCTGGCTGCGCAACAAGCGTCCTGGCTGGCGCTTCCTTCGGCCGACCGGCACGGCCCAGGGCCGCTTGCAGCGCTTCGGCGAAGGCTTCGATCTTGATGGGTTTGCTCAAGTAGCGGAAGAACCCCGCCTGAAGGCCTTTGTCGATGTCGTGCCGCATCGCCAGCGCGCTGAGCGCAATGACCGGGATGTGCGCAGTGGCGGCGTCTGCAGCCAGGTGCTCCATTGCTTCCAGCCCGCTCATGCCTGGCAGGTTGATGTCCATCAGCACCACGTCGGGCTGCATTGTGCGTGCCAGTTGCAGGCCGTGCTCTGCGTCGCCAGCCAGCAGCAGGCGCACGTCGGTGCGCTGCGCCAACAGGCGCTGCACCAGCAGCTGGTTGGCGCGATTGTCTTCCACGCACAGCACGGTGCAGGGGCTTCGGCCGGCCGCAGTGGGCCCGGGTGCTGCTGCAACTTGCACCCGGGCAGCGTTGGTCGCGGCAGAGTTCGCTGGCGCCGATGTCTGGGCGCCAGGCGTATCCAGTTCCACCCAGAACACGCTGCCCTGACCGACGACGCTGTGCACGCCAATCTGCCCACCCATCAGTTCCACCAGGCGCTTGCTCAGCGCCAGGCCGATGCCAGTGCCCTCGATCGCCCCAGCCTCCCGCCCCAGGCGCTCAAAGGGCTGGAAGATATGGGTGAGCTGCTCGGGGCTCAGGCCATTGCCGCTGTCTTCAACGCGGATGCAGATGCGGCCCCTCCACGCGGCCTCACAGTGCACCCGCACCGTGCCTCCTTCGCGGTTGTACTTGATGGCATTGCTGAGAAGGTTGACCAAGACCTGCTTGAGACGGGTGCGGTCCACGATGACGAGGCACGCGTCGCCCGGCTGCGCAACGCTCAGGCGTATGCCATGTGCTGCGGCCTGCCCTTCCACCAGCGCCAGGCAGTCGTGCAGCACCTCGGCCAACGGCACCGGCTCCAGCACGCAGGACAGGCGGCCTGATTCGATCAGCGACAGGTCCAGGACTTCTTCGATCAAGCCCAGCAGGTACCAACCCGCTTTGAGGATCTCGTCCACGCTTTCTTCCTGCCGAGGCGTGGGCGGCGGCGTGCCGGACTGCAGCAACTGGGCAAAGCCCAGCACGGCATTCAACGGCGAACGCAGTTCATGGCTCATGTTTGACAGGAAGTCCGACTTTGCCTGGTTCGCGTGTTCGGCGGCAGCCAGAGCATCGATGAGGTCGGCCTCCCTGGCCAGCAGCGCTGCTTCGGTGCGCCGTCGTTCGGTGATGTTGGTGAACAGCACCGCGACGTTGGGGCTGTCCAGTCCGCCCATTTTCATAGCACTGACTTCGAAACAGCGGTTGCCCAGCGACTGAGCCTCGTTCACAAAGTGCACCGACTCCCCCGTGCTTGCCACCTTGCCAAAGGTGGTGAACCAGTGTTCTTCATGCTCAGGCGCGATCTCGCGCATGCGCCGGCCTACGGCGTCTTTTACCCCCGTGAGCTCGGCGAAGGCCGGGTTCACCTCCAGGAAGCAGTAATCCACGGCCTTGTTGGCGTCATCGAAGATCATCTCGAGGCTGCAATAGCCTTGGTCCATGGAATTGAAGAGATTGCGGTAGCGCTCTTCCGATTCAATCAACGTCTGCTGCGCACGACGCATTCCGGTGACGTCGCTGGCGGTGCCGAACCATTCCACGATAGCCCCGTCTTCGTCCAGCACGGGCACCGCGCGCGCGTGTGCCCAGCCCAGTTCGCCATCCACGCGCAGCACGCGGTGTTCCAGCTCGAAGACGCCCTTGGCCTCGATGGCTGTTTCGATCGCGGCCAACAAGCGCGCATGGTCTTGCGGGTGGATGTAGTCCTGCAGCCAGCTGGTCGTTGGTTCGGGGGCATCGGCCACGAAATTGCGGCCGTCGAGTGGGCGCATCTCGCGCCAGTCGGGGCTCATGCGGTAAACCACATCGGCACTGGCCGTGACCAAGGCGCGATAGCGCATTTCGCTGGCCTGGATCGCCACAATGCTCTCTCGCCGCATGCGGGTCATTTGAAGTTGAGCCGCCACACGGGCCAGCAACTCTCTGGCACTGAACGGTTTAACCAGATAGTCGTTGGCCCCTTCCTGCAAGCCCTCAATACGGCTTTCCTCCCCGGCACGGGCAGAAAGCATGATGACCGGCACGCCGCTCATCTGAGGGTCGGCGCGCAAGGCCTGCAACAGCCCGAAGCCGTCGAGCCCGGGCATCATCACGTCGGTCAGGATCAGATCCGGTATCCGCTCGCGTGCCGCCACCAGCGCAGCCGCCCCGTCCTGCACGGCCTCTGTGCGGTAATGCGAGCCGAGCAGACGGACGACGTACTGCCGCATGTCCGCGTTGTCGTCGGCGACCAGCACCAGGGGACGTTTGTCATCGTG is a genomic window of Hydrogenophaga sp. RAC07 containing:
- a CDS encoding DUF4331 domain-containing protein, whose translation is MKLKTASIARGCLLMAVASAAIASSHREGPFITTVPKVDGTDFYMFRSYEGVTANGTGGRSDYVTLIANYQPLQGPYGGPNYFSMDPNALYEIHVDNNGDAREDITFQFRFTNKLNNVALPIGTQNVQIPLIQAGAVSAVNDPNLNLNESYSLTVVRGDRRKGSSTLLAASLPKPVDYIGQKTLGNAAAYKTYADKHIKEVNIPECSMPVKVFVGQRQEGFAVNLGRIFDLVNAPTATLLNPMAKDAEGMGGNHYIQKQNITSLALEVHKSCLTAGSETVIGGWTTASLRQARLLNGAPQAGHQASEKSGGAWTQVSRLGNPLVNEVVIGLGDKDKFNASQPKDDGQFLTYVSNPTLPALLGLVLEGNAAAVAPTNLPRTDLLTTFLTGITGVNKPANPTPSEMLRLNTAVPPVPEASQNRLGVAGNALNPDVNKVDDNAGFPNGRRPKDDVVDIALVAVLGGLCVINGDNDALKLNSVPGVPSLTSACKPSSVPLGAKSADIHDAVDQGVVPFLPAFPYLNTPNPGSLNL
- a CDS encoding FKBP-type peptidyl-prolyl cis-trans isomerase; its protein translation is MKKILQLAAVLATLSFTASAHAQAAGALPADKVLPSGVALKWTAAGTGEKPLATDTVQVHYRGKLTDGKEFDSSFKRGEPATFPLNRVVPCWTQALQEMKVGDTADVTCPPATAYGERGIPGVIPANSVLEFQVQLLAVRKR
- a CDS encoding Crp/Fnr family transcriptional regulator — encoded protein: MTALMPRQPLLNSLPQTELNGARLNHLLGALPVVDFDLIARHLEPITLRLGESIYEPDSPLRHAIFPTTSIVSLHYVTATGASAETAAVGREGMVGLALFMGGHTTASSARVLVAGGAFRLPTGQLQRAFDRAGSLRGLLLRDALSLIAQITQFAACNRHHPIEQQFCRWLLCALDRLQSGELVMTHELVANTLGVRRESITEVAGRLQQAGVIRYRRGHISVLDRARLEYQACECYAVVKGEQLRLQAPTLASHG
- a CDS encoding DUF4198 domain-containing protein; protein product: MKTWISFAALWLATAAQAHEFWMQPDRFSLPVRGEVELALRVGENFTGDPVGFGRPMAESLRWFSQSGEVALTAQLPDNLNQDSVALAFERPGAQLVVLDTRPFTITLSADTFNAYLREEGLERVMAQRQAAGQDAQPGRERYRRHVKTLLSVGGQSDASFGVRAGQTLEIVPLTDPQRLQPGGALALQVLFKGQPLQGALVKVWNQRGAQLNVLRTRTDAAGRSTTTLPWSGVWMASVVHMVPTTDNQGWDWDSHWGNLTFNMPERGLMRKAP
- the serA gene encoding phosphoglycerate dehydrogenase, which gives rise to MSATSPLTRPEAPTTSIDKRKIRFLLLEGIDPSATATLQAAGYSQIENLAGSPSEEELRRKIADVHFVGIRSRTQLTAEVLAHAPKLIAIGCFCIGTNQVDLVAARQRGIAVFNAPFSNTRSVAELVLGEAILLLRGVPEKSTVAHRGGWLKTARNAHEIRGKTLGIVGYGAIGSQLSVLAEALGMQVVFVDVLSKLPLGNARQLATLPELLGTADVVSLHVPENASTEWLIGEREIAQMKPGAALINASRGRVVQIEPLAAALREHRLVGAAIDVFPEEPQSNADRFESPLRGLDNVILTPHIGGSTLEAQTNIGHEVAEKLVRYSDNGTTTSSVNFPEVALPSHPGKRRLLHVHRNVPGVLSAINRVFADNGINIAAQYLQTREDVGYVVIDVDVVHADIALTGLAGVTGTLRTRVLF
- a CDS encoding response regulator; the protein is MITASEILGARVLIVDDQEVNVRMLQRLLSDAGYSHVMATMQPAEVCAMHRQHDYDLILLDLQMPGMDGFQVMEALKTIERDPYLPVIVLTAQPGHKLPALNAGAKDFISKPLDLTEVHTRIRNMLEVRLLYRQLALHNSQLEATVLERTQELRISEARFRSLTELASDWYWEQDESGAFTKVSGPVLEMLGIQVDALIDTPQDAQQAVWNESERAALLKRIAAREPFLDFHLSRQQANGARQQFRVSGQPMFDRTCRFIGYRGVGVEVLTDSH
- a CDS encoding ATP-binding protein; the encoded protein is MKHNDQLAAERNPLAFLLGGGEMGNLIRSMDWSATALGPVEGWPQSLRTTVSICLASDLPICVIWGPGLVQLYNDAYRVICGNKHPRSMGQNFSECWKEAWPVIGEAHDSALAGDTAFLEGQQIFLERHGYVEECFFTFSFSPIRDEAGRVGGLFHPVIEMTTQMLGERRTRALRDLTAHTNQAKSVSEALCLSAQALAQYDLDVPFVLLYEWDPDSDQARLVGATALQADPAVSPNTAVSGMKEQTPWPLEEVVRSGSAVQMNDMRQRTSQPLPGPYPEPPNAALALPIILPGADRPAAILIAGVSSRLRMNEAYRSFYDLLAAAVTTAVAHARAYDDERRRAKALAELDQAKIAFFSNVSHEFRTPLTLMLGPVEDALAAPDGHLPPLERERLEVVHRNGLRLQRLVNSLLDFSRIEAGRVRAAYEPTALAEFTADLASNFRSACEKAGLELRVDCPPLSERVFVDNPMWEKIVLNLLSNAFKFTFEGEIAVSMRQVDRAVELRVRDTGTGVPAEEIPRLFERFHRVENARGRTHEGSGIGLALVQELVNLHGGSISADSEVGRGTTFTISIPMGSQHLPQDQVGNRPAAPQPTTGANPFVEEALRWLPDSEQRSDLGTELPSIQDDPTDTATSPDEHDDKRPLVLVADDNADMRQYVVRLLGSHYRTEAVQDGAAALVAARERIPDLILTDVMMPGLDGFGLLQALRADPQMSGVPVIMLSARAGEESRIEGLQEGANDYLVKPFSARELLARVAAQLQMTRMRRESIVAIQASEMRYRALVTASADVVYRMSPDWREMRPLDGRNFVADAPEPTTSWLQDYIHPQDHARLLAAIETAIEAKGVFELEHRVLRVDGELGWAHARAVPVLDEDGAIVEWFGTASDVTGMRRAQQTLIESEERYRNLFNSMDQGYCSLEMIFDDANKAVDYCFLEVNPAFAELTGVKDAVGRRMREIAPEHEEHWFTTFGKVASTGESVHFVNEAQSLGNRCFEVSAMKMGGLDSPNVAVLFTNITERRRTEAALLAREADLIDALAAAEHANQAKSDFLSNMSHELRSPLNAVLGFAQLLQSGTPPPTPRQEESVDEILKAGWYLLGLIEEVLDLSLIESGRLSCVLEPVPLAEVLHDCLALVEGQAAAHGIRLSVAQPGDACLVIVDRTRLKQVLVNLLSNAIKYNREGGTVRVHCEAAWRGRICIRVEDSGNGLSPEQLTHIFQPFERLGREAGAIEGTGIGLALSKRLVELMGGQIGVHSVVGQGSVFWVELDTPGAQTSAPANSAATNAARVQVAAAPGPTAAGRSPCTVLCVEDNRANQLLVQRLLAQRTDVRLLLAGDAEHGLQLARTMQPDVVLMDINLPGMSGLEAMEHLAADAATAHIPVIALSALAMRHDIDKGLQAGFFRYLSKPIKIEAFAEALQAALGRAGRPKEAPARTLVAQPAHTVSAATPRSVGNNP